From a single Patagioenas fasciata isolate bPatFas1 chromosome 19, bPatFas1.hap1, whole genome shotgun sequence genomic region:
- the P2RX1 gene encoding P2X purinoceptor 1: MGQKCMEKVSSFLFEYDTPRMVLVRNKKVGLTFRLIQLIVLTYIIGWVFLYEKGYQSQDSIVSSVSVKLKGLTLTNESIIGPHIWDVVDYVFPPQGDSSFVVMTNFIVTPGQKQETCPELPDDGFCTQDSDCSKGKYSRQGQGLMTGKCVNFNSSVKTCEIFGWCPVEVDYHIPKPALLSEAEKFTLFIKNSITFPRFKVSRRNLVEGVTKQYLKKCTYHKVTDTLCPVFDVGYIVKESGQNFTTLAVKGGVVGITIDWNCDLDWPIRYCKPIYQFHGLYNDDGNVSPGFNFRYAKYYKENGTEKRTLFKVFGIRFDILVNGKAGKFDIIPTMTTIGSGIGIFGVASVLCDVLLLHFLQGRDYYKQKKFKYAEQEPSKSHKKQKELDNVQ, encoded by the exons ATGGGGCAGAAGTGCATGGAGAAGGTGTCCTCCTTCCTCTTCGAGTATGACACCCCCAGGATGGTGCTGGTGAGGAACAAGAAGGTGGGACTGACCTTCCGGCTGATCCAGCTCATTGTCCTGACGTACATCATCGG GTGGGTTTTCCTCTACGAGAAGGGCTACCAGTCTCAGGACAGCATTGTCAGCTCGGTCTCGGTGAAGCTGAAAGGCCTGACATTGACCAACGAGAGTATCATAGGCCCTCACATCTGGGACGTggtggattatgttttcccaccCCAG GGGGACAGCTCGTTTGTGGTGATGACCAACTTCATCGTCACCCCCGGACAGAAACAAGAAACTTGCCCAGAG CTGCCGGACGATGGGTTCTGCACGCAGGACAGCGACTGCAGCAAAGGGAAATACAGCCGGCAGGGACAAG GCCTCATGACGGGCAAGTGTGTGAATTTTAACAGCTCTGTGAAGACCTGCGAGATCTTTGGCTGGTGCCCTGTTGAAGTTGATTACCACATTCCCAA ACCTGCTTTATTGTCAGAAGCAGAGAAATTCACTTTGTTCATCAAGAACAGCATCACCTTCCCCAGGTTCAAGGTGTCCAG GCGCAACTTAGTTGAGGGCGTTACCAAGCAGTACCTGAAGAAATGCACCTATCACAAAGTCACCGATACCTTATGCCCCGTGTTTGACGTGGGATACATAGTGAAGGAATCGGGTCAGAATTTTACAACCCTGGCTGTTAAG GGTGGAGTGGTGGGAATCACCATAGACTGGAACTGTGACCTCGACTGGCCCATTCGGTATTGTAAACCCATTTACCAGTTTCACGGCCTTTACAACGATGATGGAAACGTTTCACCAGGCTTTAACTTCAG ATATGCCAAATACTACAAAGAAAATGGGACAGAAAAGAGGACGCTCTTCAAGGTGTTTGGGATCCGGTTTGACATTTTGGTGAATGGCAAG GCAGGCAAATTTGACATCATCCCCACCATGACCACAATCGGCTCTGGAATTGGTATTTTTGGAGTG GCCTCTGTCCTCTGTGATGTGCTCCTGCTGCATTTTCTCCAAGGACGGGACTATTACAAGCAGAAGAAATTCAAATATGCGGAACAGGAGCCT TCGAAGTCACATAAGAAGCAAAAGGAGCTGGACAACGTGCAGTGA